The genomic segment TGGAACTGTATGACATACTTCGCATTGGCCAGCAATGCGAGTACTCTGTTGCGAAGATTTGCGACCTCTTCGTCCTCCTCCTCCAGACTCAGAAGTATTCCTAGGCTTGACAGTGCTTCTCTTATCTCTTCCAATGCCTCTGATGCATCCTCTCCCAGAGAGGTCCTAGCATGGTCCATGGCCTTGCTTACGCTCTGAATCAGCCCCTCCTTCCGGATGCCCTTGGCCAACTCAATCTGATCGATGATGCCACTAGTATTGTCGCCGCCGTTCTTCAACTTCTCCTCCACAAAGGCAAAGATTCGCAGGTTCTCCTTCAGAGCCGCTGTCAGTTCTCGCGTCTGTGACAGCTTCTCTGCTTTTCTCAGGTCCCTGAATATCTCGCCGAGGACCACCATTGCTTCTGCCTTGTTGTCGACCCTTAGTAGAGCTGACAGCTCCTTGACAGATGCCTCTGCCTTGCAGAATAGTGACTGGGCCTTCTTGTGGTCGCGGTCTCGTTGCGACTGCTGCACATTCGACTGGAGCTGTGGCACCTCCGCAAACAGCTTTCCGGCTCGTCCATAGGCCTCTGAGGCCTCCATGTATAGTTTCGAAGCGTCCTCGAGGTTTCCTGCTCTCATCTGAGCATCTGCGATGTCATTGTACGTCATGGCGATGTAGACCTCGCAGAGACCTGCCGTGTTCTGCTTCCAGGCCCTGATTGTCGGAAGCATCGTCTCCCCTGCTTGAGTCTTCTCAAGTGCTGCAATTGCCTCGTTGTACAGGTCTGTGGCTTGTTCGTATATGTAGGCGCCAAGAATGTCCTTCCACACGAGCTCGTCAAACGGGTTGAATGCCTGTCTGAATGTGCTCTCCAGAGAGATCAGCTCGTTGAGAAACTCATCATGAAACTCTGCCTCAGCCACCTTGTTCTTGCCCTCTATCTCTGCGAGTTCTTTCTGGTCTGAGAGCCCCGACTGACTCAGCAGCCTGTGCGCCATGTTGCCCAGTGCTACTCTTCTGAGCTTCTGAGTCCCGTCTGTGCGCCGAGGAACGGCAGCAAAGGGCTTCTCAATCATCGTCATCACGGTGGCCATGAGACGAGATGCACTTCTTTTCTTGTCCTCGTGCTCGGTCGCCACAAACGGACCGCTTGATGCAGCAGCCTGATGTAGCCACGAGAGCACCCTCGCCATCCATATGTCTGCAAGGTTCCTCTGGGCCTGAACCTGCAGTTCCTTGAGAGCGTTCTCCAGCTGTTCGCGCGTGTTCTCATCGGCCTGCTGTATTCTCTCTCTCAGGTAAGCGATGTCGAAGTCCTCTCCCATGAGCTGCTCGGTAAAGTCCGCAACCTCCGCGTAGAGCTGAGTGAAGGTGTCATGCATCTGTATGCGTTTCTGCTCGATGCCCTCCTGGTCATCAATGTCATGAAGGGCAAACTCTCTTACTGCGTCTTGTGCATCCAGATTGAGACCGAACAGCCGGTGTGTATGTACTTGGATATCATCTGGCGTAGAGGGAGCTGATGCCTCCGGCTCCTCGTCGTTCGACTTGCGTCCTATCACATTGGGCAACTGCAAGACCTCGTGAGCACACGCTCTGGGCTGTTTCACTTCAGGTACTACTTAAGAGTAGCTGAGACCTCTTGAACCGCACTGCGTATGCGCCTGTTCCCCCGGAAGCGGGCACTCATGGACATCTTATGACTGGGATTGCGCATCCTCAGCCAGAATCTGTGACGAGGTCTTTCGGTACTTCAACCGGCTTCGAGAAGGCGTCACAGTGCGGTTGCATGGCACTCACACGTCTTCATCTCTGACCGCGTCCATCTGACAATGAGCTGTCGATATAGCCCAGTCTCCTGTCACCTACATGAGCGACTCGAGTGTGGCTGCGAGCAGCTGCCCTACTCTCCACTCTTTCTGAACTTTATCTCTCTCCCATCACGGTACTTGACCAGATGCCCGTCACCGACAAGCTTGTTCAGAACCTCGCTTGTCCTGGACCGGGACTTGCCCCACTTCTCTGCGAGTTCTGCCGCTGTCAGCCCCGACTTCGCCCCCTCGACCAATCCTACCAGTCTTGCCCATGCGGCGTCGTGTTTCATGCACTCGGTCAGGCTGTCTGATATGCTGTACACACCGCTCTCTGGTCTTGCAACACTTCCCCTCTCTTGTAGCCGATTCTTCAACTCGGTCACTGTTTCTCTCAGGGACTGGACTGTCCGTTGCAGTTCACGTATCTCGTCCTTCAGACGGTTGATCTCGTCATTGGACAGCTCGTTCGCCCCCTAGCACTCGTCGTCCCTTTCAAGTCCGAGAACGTTTCCCTTCTTGATTCTCAGATAGTTGTTAGCCGACGTCTTGAACTCGAATCTTATGTCAGCTGTCGTCGTGTACTGCTCTGTCCCCCTTCCGTCTTCCATTGCGCCAGGTACTTGCACAGTTGCTGGTGCTTCGCGCCTCAGTATCTCCTCACTATCCGTCCGTAGAGGGTTAGTGGTGGACTCCTCGGAGAGAATCTCCTCAAAGGGGCTCCCAACCTTAATGGCCTCGGTTGCTTCAATCAAGGCATACTCAGCACATCGACTTCTTAGCAAATTGGCCAGGATCTCCTTGGTCTCCTTGGCACAACTATCTCTCTTGTGATGATAGACCATGTGCGCTCACCGTCAACAACAGTCGACAACAATCGACAACTATCAACAGTTACTCGTGAGCAGTTATAAAGCTTCGGTCGTGTCTGAAATGTCTTCTGCCATTGCTCTGGCGAACGTCATGTATCCGGTGTGGCCCACCATCCATGTTGTGGGTCTCGTCTTTCCCTCTCTGACCAGTATCTCTCTCTCCATGACCTCAAGTGTCTTTATCATTCCCCACTGTCCGCTCTCTGCCAAGGCCTTGCAGGTCTTCATGACCTGCTCAATCGTTGGACTGTAGCTTGCGAGCACATGGCTTGGCTTGAGCACCCGGTGCGCCTCATTCACCAGTTCCCAAGGTGTGGCAAGGTCAAACACAACAGCATCGACTTCTGCCTCTTCTATGCCTGACATGACGTCCTTGTGATGCATGGTCACATTATCAAGAAGACCGAATCTCTCAAGGTTCTTCCGTGCGCCCTCATACATGTCGTCCCTGACCTCGTAGGTGTAAACGCGACCAGTTGGTCCGACATGTCGCGCTAGGATACCAGTGAGTGCCCCTGATCCTGTGCCCGACTCGACCACATGTGACCCTGCAGAGATGCCCGCCTCAATCAGTATAGTCGCAGCGTCCTTCGGGTAGATTATCTGCGTGTTCCGCCCCATTGCAATCTGGATGTCTGTGTGGCTGGGTCTATGAATCTGGAATACCTGACCCGAATGGCTGGTGACTCTGATGCCGTACGGCCGGCCGATAATGTCGTCGAACTCTATTATTCCCTTGTTCGAGTGGAACTTCTCGCCCGCTTTGACACGCTTGATCCAGGTCCTCTTGGCATCAAGGAAGATGAACACAATACTTCCGTCTTGTATGAGGTCAGGCATACGCAGGCGACCAGTCGGACTGGTTTTGAGTCTTGCTACGAAACAGTACTCGCGCGCAAAACCTTATCCGCATACTGGTGGCCCCTAGACTGAAAGGACATGGACGAGAACAACCCACCGCCGCATGATGACCTCGGAGCATCGTCTGGAGGCGACTCATCGCTCGGAGAGCTCATTCCCAAGCAGCTGCTGAGTTTTCATCCATTAGTCACCGAGCCGCTCGACCTGCTGGTGGACGCGGAAGTCGGAGTGGTGTTGGGAAGGTCTGAGTCGTTGCACCGAAAGTATGGGAAGATTGGTCTCGGTATGCTGGGCGCTGTGTGCGAGTCTTCCGACGACCCTCTCCTGTCCCTGCTAGGCATGCCAGTCCATCTCGACTTGATTAGTCCACATGTGACCCTTGTTGCAGGAAAGAGGGGGTCGGGCAAGAGCTATACCCTGGGGATTGTGGGGGAGGAGCTTGCCAGAGCAATGGCCCGCCAGGAGATTGAAGTCGCTGTTGTTATCATCGACGCGGTCGATGTGTTCCGTCAGATGGTGGAACCCAACGAAGAGCAACGAGACCTTCTGAGCAAATGGGGGCTTGAGGCATCGGGCTTCAATGCTTCGGTGTACATCCCAAGGCGGACATACGAAGGCTTGCCCGAAGAAGTGCGGCAGAAGTCGCGTCTGTGTCCTCTGACAATAAGCCCTGCTGAGCTGTCTACCTCTGACTGGGGCTACGTACTGGAAAAGGAGGGCCAGCTATCCACAGCAATTGACAATCTCATCAGTGACGTCATAGAATCGCTGCGAAAGGGGTATGTTCTGGAAGATGGTGAGGTCGTGTCCCCACGGCCTGACTTCAGCATCACTGATATGATCAACTGCATCGAGACTAACTCTCGTATCGAGGAGTTGTACAAGCCTGCCACGAAGATGGCACTGATTCAGAGGCTGAAGAGAGCACAGCGTCTGGGAGTCTTCCTACCCAGAGGCACAAGCGCTCAAGACTTGGCAGTCCCCGGTAAGGTGACTATCATTGATGTTGCACCGCTTGGCTCCGATGCCGAAGCGGTCCTGGCCATCCTCACCAGCATATTGTGTCGCCAAGTACTCACGTATCGGATGGCTTGGACCGAAGAGGGCACAAGTGCGAGAGAGCAGCTTCCGCCCACATGGTTGATTATCGACGAGGCACATATCCTTGTGCCAAGGTCCGGAACGACCCCGGCGAAGGGCGCCATCATCGGGTATGCGAAGCTAGGCCGGAGGTTTGGCTGCAGTCTTGTGCTGTGCACACAACAGCCGTCCGCAGTGGCTGATGAGGCGATATCCCAGGCGGACATAGTACTCTCCCATGCGTTGTCTCTGGATGCTGACATCAAGGCCCTCCAGCAGAGAGCGCCCGCCGTAATGCCGAGTCTGTTCAAGGAAAAGGCGTTCATCAGCGGTCTTCCGAAGGGTGTCGCAGTGGTATTTGACCAAGTCACTGAGAACAAGAGGGGCTTTCTGATGCAGGTGCGACCTCGAATCTCCAAGCATGGTGGCACCGACAGACTGTCCGCACTGTTTGAGGCCGCGAGCATAGTCGGCCAAGAACCATCGGTCACACCTGAAGGGGTGCAGGAGGCAGAGTTCGTTGAGGCCGAAGTGACTCATGCTGACGACGACGTGTCATACAGCCTCCCTGCTGTCTCACCACCTCCACTGAGACTGAGCCGTACTGACTGGGAACGCCTTGATGAGCACATCAGGGACTACATAGCGGCCATGCTTGACAGGCGTATGCAGGAGCTGCTGCTAACCGACGAGCCCTCGCCTGTCCGAGAAGTGAGTGCCAGCATGGTCGCCGCTCCTCCAGATACGCGCGAGACCTCCGCTCCCACTCCACAGGCTGAGGAGTCGATACCGTTCGATGCGAGTCGCGTTTTGGTCAAGAAGTTCGGCCCGCTTACAAGGTCTCTTCTCGAGAGATCTCTGACGCGTACTCTGCTCTACGCAAGAACTCCTCATGAGTATCTCTTTCCGATGGGCACAATTCATCGAGTGAACTGGTCGATCATGAGCGAGTCTGTGAGTGCTGCGACGCTGGTGGCGGCAGTCATCGCACGTCTTCAGAGCGCAGGGATGAGTGTGGTGTCGGTGAGAGAGGACTCCGGTGTCACATTCGTCTTCCTCTCCAAGAATGTGACCAAAGCAGCGTTGATGGTTGGTGAGAGTCAGGGTCTGGTATGTGTCCCGGTCGTGATAGCCGGTCCCGACGCGCGACCTGTGAATGCAGTGGCAGACAAGCTACGCACTCTGACATGACTCTCAACATGCTAGAACTTAAAAGCAGAGTCCTCACTAGGCGACATGGGGTGTGAAATTGGCAAAGGCAGATGTGAGACCACCAGTCAATCTGAAGATCGCTTCGATGACAGACCTTGCTCGAATGCTGGTCTCATGGTCACAGAGAGACCGTCCTGCAACCATGCTATACTTCGAACATAAGGGGCAGCACATATTCGGAACTCTCATCTCGAATCACGGTTATTACGAGATGTATGGACTTCCACTGTGGATATACACCGAGGGCAATGGTCCTCCAAAGGGGAACTTTCTTGTCTATCGATCTCGACCAAGAGAGGCAGTAGAGTTTGTGGAGACCGTTGACTCGGAACCTCTCGTAGTGTACCTTCCAATCATCCGACTTGATGGTCCACTTGAGATCTTGGACCTCTAGTCAGCGGAAGACGGCCAGGTTGCAGGTCTGGTATGGTCTACGGTCCTGCAACAGCCGCTGCAAAGTCGGACGGTCAATGTCTTGGCCGTGAGGACCAGAACGTCTGTGTATGGTCCCCTAGCCATGTCCTGAGGTCTTGAATCATCAGTCCGTGGTCAAACGCAAGTTCGTCTGACTGGAGACTGCCGAGTTCTCGCCACTGTGCTTCCTGTGCATCATCGCCCCCTCTTGCTTCTCCCTCGGTTGGTCTGGCCACGAACGTCACCGTGATGTAGTGACCTCTTGGATCCCTGTCAGGTGCGCTGTAGACTCCGAGCAGGCCGATGATCTGAGTCTTGACCCCGGTCTCTTCAAGCGCCTCTCGCACAGCCGCATCCTCAACGGTTTCTCCGAGCTCTACATGTCCCCCGGGTAAGACCCATCGCCCTTTGAACGGCTCGATACCTCGTCTCACAAGTAGTATTCGCTTTCCGTCTGTGATTGCAATATCGACAGTAGGGGTCGGATTCCTATGCATGTCAGTACATCTCCCTTGGCGATGCTCTCATGAAGTTCGCCAGTATCACTGCAGCGAATATGATGAACGCCAGCCAGACAACAAGCGTGACGATGATGAGTTCCGCCTTGAAGAATACCTCTACCACAAGAAACAACGCGACGACAACCACATTCGCTGCACCGCCCATTGTGCTGTTGTCACGGACTCTCAGGCGCCACTTGACTAACAGCAGGATGCCTACTATTGCGAGAGAGATGTAGTTGATGTAGTTGGTGAAGAGTTCAGACAATCCAAGGAACACGTAGAAGCCCAGAGGTGTATAGACTGTAGGTAGGTACGTATACGTGAACACCATGAAGAGGACTGCCTCAAGTATCCTGATACGATTGACGGGTGGGCTGGTATAGACAACGCCATAGACACCTCTGTCGTACTCCTGTGCCGCGAAGTAGATGAAGTGAAGTGGTGCGCCGAAGCTCAGCGCGTTCACAAGGCACTGTGACACCCCATAAGTGACCGCAAAACCGTACCCGCTCCACGCTTCCATTACTCCCTCTCCGACCTGCAGGTAGTTGGGTATGAACTGCACCATTATGAGTATCGGCAGGAGGCAGAGGACCAGCGCCACCAATAGCGCTACTGCAGAAGCAATCTTGCCGACACCAAGCTTTCCCACTCCCAGACGGTAGATGACCGTTCCTGCAAGAAGCAGTCCACCAATGATAGAGAGCACTGGCGTCGCCAGTGGGAGGATGAAAAACACCAATACGAATGCGGCGTTTGTCCCATAGAAGACACGCCATCTGAGTGGTATGGCCGCGGTGGTCTCCCGCATCAGGTGGACTGTGTTGGCCAGTCTGTATCGCTCAATGTATATCGAAGCGACCCACGTGAGGGAGAAGACGGACGGCACCAGGACCTGATGGAACAATAGGTCCATGAGTGGCTCGCCGAACGGGGTCATCCTGAACGGAAGGATGAACATCAGCAGGAAGAAATAGAACGGGGCGAGCACTGCAATCAACACAACGACAACCCTTGTCATCATCCAGTCTGGCAAGGCGAATCCTCCATTCAGTCCGTCCATCAAATCGGATATAAGTATGCATGACCTTACCATCGACAGTCCCGTTCAGGAGAGACAATGACTTGTTCAAGAGCAAACTCTCTGCTGCTTCATTTGTGAGAAAGTCGAAACTGATTGTGGGGTTGGACTTGACTGCCACGATGAGCACCACGCCCATGGACAACCGGGCAGAGCTGGATCGGATGGAGCGTGAGGCACTCCGCATCATCACACAGACTGCAGACTACGCTGTGGCGTACAAGTTCAATCATCACATCCTTCTTCCTCTCGGGCTGTTTGACCGGATTCCACGGCTGTTGAAAGCAGTTCATGACCAAGGTCTTCTTGCCATAATGGATGCGAAAGTCAACGACATCGGGGACACGAACGAGTGGATCGCCCGCTATTACTTTGATGCAGGATTCGATGCGCTGATTGTGAACCCGCTAGTTGGCTGGGAGGGAGGTCTCCAACCAGTGTTCGAAATGGCCCGGAACAGAGGCCGTGGCATCATAATGCTCTGTTACATGTCTCATCCGGGAGCATCACAGGGCTACGGACTCACGGTGGCCACCGACGAGAAGATGAAACACCATGAGCCGCTCTATGCCACGTTCGCAAGACGTGCCAAGGCGTGGGAAGCAGATGGTGTAATTGTGGGTGCAACTTACCCAGACAAGATTCGCGAGGTCAAGAGGATCCTGGGTGATGCGGTCCCCATAATGAGCCCCGGGGTCGGTGCACAGGGCGGCAGTGCTCGGGAGGCCATTCAAGCGGGTGCATCCTATGTGATTGCGGTCAGGTCTGTGATCAATGCACCAGACCCGGCAGCGACTGCACGAGCGCTCGTGGAAGAAACACGATAGTTCCCGCCTTATCACAAGATTGGACGACAGGGCCGTCGCGAAGTCTGTCCGGAGTCGAGCGTTCGTCGGGAGTGCTGTCCCTCTCGCGGCCCAGTGAAGAGCAGACTCTCAGAGCATGGATGACATTGCGAGCGTGTTCGATGCTCCCGGTACTGGCAATCTGGTGTCTGCGCATGACTCATGGCACCAGTGCGAGGCATCTGGAGGTCCTGTGCCGTGGATCTCGGAGAAGTTGTATTCCGTCATGACCAGTACGCCTAGCAACGCGCAACTTCAGAGCCATTCCATGTTGATGGCGGGTGGGGGCTCGTACACAAGTGTACATCCTCGTCTAGAATGGGTCATTTTGAGTCAGAAACAAATATAGCGGGATGGCGTCCCTATAGTCCGTGGATTGCACACTTCTGGACATGCACACAAGTGTACATCATCCTCCTCATCAGTGGTGGTATAGTGATGTCATTCACAGGCTTGACCGGAGCGGCTTACTATGGCTAACAACTCTGGCTATGGTTTTGCCACATGGACCTCCTTCATTGAGGAGAGTCAGATTCGTGCGCTTCTGAAATACAATGTTCGATACTACTTTGCGGGTGGAAAACCGGGCATAATACCCACGACGGTGTTTGCAGACATCATGAGGGACTTGAGCGAGCAGTACAGGAAAAACCCTGCATTGGCTGTCGAGGACCTCAATTACGGACCGACGGGTGGCCATCCTTGGTTCTTGAAGACGTTGGCAAAGAGGCTTCATGATGTCAGAGGGATTCCGATAGACTGTGAGACCCAGTGGGACCGCGTCTCAATCACCAATGGCTCGCAGCAGGCTCTGTATGCGCTGCTGGACACACTGATCGACCCCGGAGACGTGATAATCACTCCCTCTCCATCGTACTTGGGCTTTCTCGTGCCTGCTGTGAAACTCGGTGGGAGAATCGTCACGGTGCCCACAGACCTAGACGGAATAATCCCTGAGTTCGTCGAGAAGGCAATCTTCGTATCGAAGATGCGGTTCGGCAAGACTCCAGACATACTGTACGTGGTCCCGGACTCGGACAATCCCAAGGGCACCACGCTTCCGGCAAAGAGGCGAAAGGAGCTCTTCGATATCTGCGAGAACCACAACGTACTGTTGATTGAGGACTCCGCCTATGCTGAGATCCAGTTCAAGAAGAACCCGCCGCCGATAAAGACCTTGGACAAAGACAACACGCGAGTTGCCTATCTGGGCACCACCAGCAAGGAGGCTGCTGTGCTTCGGGTCGGCTACTCAGTACTTCCTGTCAATGTCAGGGAACAGGTCCTCAAGGACAAGGGATACTTGGACCTCTGTACATCCAGTATGGTTCAACGAATACTCGACGTCTACTACCGCGAGCACATTGACCAAGCAATGCGCGAAGGGATTCCCAAGTACAAGGAGCGATGCGAAGCCATGGCAAAGGCCATTGACAAGTCCTTTCCAGCCGGAGTCCGGACAGACCCAACTGGCGGCTTCTTCATATGGTGGCAGAGTGAGGACTCCAGCTTCAAAAGCAGCGAGTTCATGATGGAGGTGGCCATACCCAACGATGTGATGTACGTCCCCGGTGCGCCGTTCTACCCCATCACTGGCTTCTCGCTCACTGAAGACGGCTCTGACGTTGTACCCAGCCGACCTGAGCACAACACCATGCGCCTTGGTTTCTCCTATGCATCACCTGAACTCATCGCCGAGGGAATCGAACGTCTTGGAGGGCTTCTGAGCAAGCACCTCAAGTAGGTCGGGAGAAGTGAGAGCCCGGTTGTGGCCGGGTTCTCCCTCTAAGCCATGAAGTTCACGAACAATGTGGAGCCATTCTTGAGCGCACTGTCGTACGCCCTCTCGTATGGTCCCATGAGGTCTCTGAATCCTGCGTTGACTGCCCACTCAATCCACGACCAAGTGGACTCTTGACCCAGCTTGCCCAGTGTGTACTGCCCGAACGCCCAGCTCAAATAGCACTCCAAGTCGAACTTCAGTCTATGGTTCTCCTCATTCGTCATGTCCGCTTGCTCCAAGAGCTGCTTCAGTGTGGAGTTGGCCTCACTGTGGGCCTGTGAGATCAGTCGCTCAAGTTCACTGACTCTGGAGTTCATGTCATCAGGTCTGCCCTTCTTCCTTGCACGAGCAATCGATCCCAACAGCCCAAACACCGCCTGTGACTGTATCACACTCACTTTGGCCTCTTTCAGTCTGGCAGCCATGCTCTCTCCCCAAGGCGTGTTGAAGTAGACCCGTGGGTATTTCACGAACATCGGAAAGGTGATGCCCAGTTCTCTAGCGACGGGAATGACTTGAGCGTAGTAGGCGGCCTCACCCGGGCCTCCCACATGACACACCGTGGGTATCAACATGTCCACGACCATCTGACGTGTGTCCACTCGGGGTGCGAGTTCCTTGGCAAACTGACTCAGGTCTGGGTCTTGTGCATCCGCCTCTATCTCGACGTGCTGTTGACAAACCGGGCACCTTCCTCTGAGTAGGGCGGCCCCATCGCTGCTCTCGTAATGCAGTTCCATTCTGGCCCTGTGGCATTCTCTTCCCGGGCATTCATAGAAGAACGGCACATAGTCGTCCGGCCTCTTTCCCATTCCAGTGTCCAGCCCTGCCTGAAGAATGGCCTGTGTCGCTTGGTCATGCGCTCTCAGGAACCTGTCTCTGTTGTCACTTGCAAGGAGGTACTCCATCCCTCCGACCATTGTCTCTCTCACCTGTGGGTCCGAGGCCGGGAGCAGGGGCACACCAAGGTCGCACTCTATATTGAGCAGCCGTGCAAGTATCTTCTGTGACCACTCGCCCAGCGTCTGGGAGTTGTAAAAGGCCCATCTGACTACGCTCAGGGCCTGCTCTAGACGTTCTTCAAACATGGTCTTTGCACGGTCGTCGAGGACCTTGAAGAGTGGTCTGTAGCCCGCCCTGACGGACTCCTCCACTCGCACATACCACTCGTCTGACGGGGCTGGCAAGACGCTGACTGGAGAGTACTCGTATCCCTCCGGCACAGGAAAGCTCACCAGATTGCCCTCTGCTCCAAGGAGCGGGGTCCTCATGTTGGTCAGTTCTGGTTGTACCTCGTCGTAGTCTGCGACAAAGAAGAACGGCGCCAGCGAGACTCCCGAGCGCTCGGA from the Candidatus Thorarchaeota archaeon genome contains:
- a CDS encoding MarR family transcriptional regulator; the encoded protein is MTELKNRLQERGSVARPESGVYSISDSLTECMKHDAAWARLVGLVEGAKSGLTAAELAEKWGKSRSRTSEVLNKLVGDGHLVKYRDGREIKFRKSGE
- a CDS encoding tRNA (adenine-N1)-methyltransferase; amino-acid sequence: MPDLIQDGSIVFIFLDAKRTWIKRVKAGEKFHSNKGIIEFDDIIGRPYGIRVTSHSGQVFQIHRPSHTDIQIAMGRNTQIIYPKDAATILIEAGISAGSHVVESGTGSGALTGILARHVGPTGRVYTYEVRDDMYEGARKNLERFGLLDNVTMHHKDVMSGIEEAEVDAVVFDLATPWELVNEAHRVLKPSHVLASYSPTIEQVMKTCKALAESGQWGMIKTLEVMEREILVREGKTRPTTWMVGHTGYMTFARAMAEDISDTTEAL
- a CDS encoding ATP-binding protein, with the protein product MDENNPPPHDDLGASSGGDSSLGELIPKQLLSFHPLVTEPLDLLVDAEVGVVLGRSESLHRKYGKIGLGMLGAVCESSDDPLLSLLGMPVHLDLISPHVTLVAGKRGSGKSYTLGIVGEELARAMARQEIEVAVVIIDAVDVFRQMVEPNEEQRDLLSKWGLEASGFNASVYIPRRTYEGLPEEVRQKSRLCPLTISPAELSTSDWGYVLEKEGQLSTAIDNLISDVIESLRKGYVLEDGEVVSPRPDFSITDMINCIETNSRIEELYKPATKMALIQRLKRAQRLGVFLPRGTSAQDLAVPGKVTIIDVAPLGSDAEAVLAILTSILCRQVLTYRMAWTEEGTSAREQLPPTWLIIDEAHILVPRSGTTPAKGAIIGYAKLGRRFGCSLVLCTQQPSAVADEAISQADIVLSHALSLDADIKALQQRAPAVMPSLFKEKAFISGLPKGVAVVFDQVTENKRGFLMQVRPRISKHGGTDRLSALFEAASIVGQEPSVTPEGVQEAEFVEAEVTHADDDVSYSLPAVSPPPLRLSRTDWERLDEHIRDYIAAMLDRRMQELLLTDEPSPVREVSASMVAAPPDTRETSAPTPQAEESIPFDASRVLVKKFGPLTRSLLERSLTRTLLYARTPHEYLFPMGTIHRVNWSIMSESVSAATLVAAVIARLQSAGMSVVSVREDSGVTFVFLSKNVTKAALMVGESQGLVCVPVVIAGPDARPVNAVADKLRTLT
- a CDS encoding NUDIX hydrolase, coding for MHRNPTPTVDIAITDGKRILLVRRGIEPFKGRWVLPGGHVELGETVEDAAVREALEETGVKTQIIGLLGVYSAPDRDPRGHYITVTFVARPTEGEARGGDDAQEAQWRELGSLQSDELAFDHGLMIQDLRTWLGDHTQTFWSSRPRH
- a CDS encoding orotidine 5'-phosphate decarboxylase, with the translated sequence MFKSKLSAASFVRKSKLIVGLDLTATMSTTPMDNRAELDRMEREALRIITQTADYAVAYKFNHHILLPLGLFDRIPRLLKAVHDQGLLAIMDAKVNDIGDTNEWIARYYFDAGFDALIVNPLVGWEGGLQPVFEMARNRGRGIIMLCYMSHPGASQGYGLTVATDEKMKHHEPLYATFARRAKAWEADGVIVGATYPDKIREVKRILGDAVPIMSPGVGAQGGSAREAIQAGASYVIAVRSVINAPDPAATARALVEETR
- a CDS encoding PLP-dependent aminotransferase family protein; amino-acid sequence: MANNSGYGFATWTSFIEESQIRALLKYNVRYYFAGGKPGIIPTTVFADIMRDLSEQYRKNPALAVEDLNYGPTGGHPWFLKTLAKRLHDVRGIPIDCETQWDRVSITNGSQQALYALLDTLIDPGDVIITPSPSYLGFLVPAVKLGGRIVTVPTDLDGIIPEFVEKAIFVSKMRFGKTPDILYVVPDSDNPKGTTLPAKRRKELFDICENHNVLLIEDSAYAEIQFKKNPPPIKTLDKDNTRVAYLGTTSKEAAVLRVGYSVLPVNVREQVLKDKGYLDLCTSSMVQRILDVYYREHIDQAMREGIPKYKERCEAMAKAIDKSFPAGVRTDPTGGFFIWWQSEDSSFKSSEFMMEVAIPNDVMYVPGAPFYPITGFSLTEDGSDVVPSRPEHNTMRLGFSYASPELIAEGIERLGGLLSKHLK
- the bshC gene encoding bacillithiol biosynthesis BshC: MRSVVEVYQSFIWRGTDTGLAALLYDTPPVTLGEIPPRAVRLRDRYQKTGWLTEERISKVADILTAANRRLGALTPSVKRRIEMLSEGAVEAAHQAVCMGGPVYVLNKAATAARVAAISERSGVSLAPFFFVADYDEVQPELTNMRTPLLGAEGNLVSFPVPEGYEYSPVSVLPAPSDEWYVRVEESVRAGYRPLFKVLDDRAKTMFEERLEQALSVVRWAFYNSQTLGEWSQKILARLLNIECDLGVPLLPASDPQVRETMVGGMEYLLASDNRDRFLRAHDQATQAILQAGLDTGMGKRPDDYVPFFYECPGRECHRARMELHYESSDGAALLRGRCPVCQQHVEIEADAQDPDLSQFAKELAPRVDTRQMVVDMLIPTVCHVGGPGEAAYYAQVIPVARELGITFPMFVKYPRVYFNTPWGESMAARLKEAKVSVIQSQAVFGLLGSIARARKKGRPDDMNSRVSELERLISQAHSEANSTLKQLLEQADMTNEENHRLKFDLECYLSWAFGQYTLGKLGQESTWSWIEWAVNAGFRDLMGPYERAYDSALKNGSTLFVNFMA